The Channa argus isolate prfri chromosome 13, Channa argus male v1.0, whole genome shotgun sequence DNA window TCATGGCAAAAGTCAGATGATGAATAAGATTGTTTGCGGAAATTTACAATTATGAAGCAATAAATGGAGCTGTGAAAATAGTAGATTGAGAATAGCAGAATTGCAATTGGAATTTAAAGGTGGCGTTATGACTGTCAGTTTAATCTTCAGGGTGTATGAAATGCGGTTGTGTGCACCTTCAAAGAAATGTCCTTGCTCTTGTTCCAGACACTCTGCAGAAGCCCAGGCTGCCCGTGGTGATGATCCAACAGCTGTGCCCTCACACAGTCATAGATGTAAAGTAGGTAGTGGGTGTCCGTCCGGCCATATTGCACCATTTCATCTGGCAATGGGCTAAAGGGCCAAGGGGTGAAGAATTATTAATCCAATGACCCAAACCAATAAACATAGTGAGTTATCCTGTTTAAAGGAACTCTATGCCACAGTTAAAAAGCATCAAATAATTTAGTAATCTCAATACCGAATCCTCCAGTCAGCCAGCTGGTAGCGTTTGTCTGACTCTACATTGCAGAAGTGTTTGAGAAGGTGATCGAGGGAATGTCTGGCCAGGTTTAGAGCTCGACTGGCCTGATGCGTGTCGAAAAGGTTGACGACATACAAGCCAAAGTCCCTCTGGAGCCACTCAATGTCGGAGTCAGCACCATGAAATACCTgtgaacagaaaacacagcacattCAGTGCGAACCCAGTGAGGTGCCAacttgacacacacaaaaaaaacatcaagtatttggaaggaaaaaaaaacaaaacagggacATGCTGTGGAAATTTTCcatttggattgttttcacaggATCTTTCTGTAGTCCAAGCCCACACACCACACGTTTTCACAGGTGTCCTACAGTGTGTGACTCATGTTGGCTCCCACGCGCCACAAGATATACAACAACTTTATGAAAACGATGGGGGCTCTGAGACACCTCAAAgaaattcacactcacacactccaaGATAAGATCTTTACAAATTTTTCACATTACTACATTGGTGGAGATCTTCTTTTCCAGGTTACCAACTAATTTCCAGAGATGATAATTGGATGATTTAAATGTTACCAGTACATGACGTAGTCTGAGACATCTTCAATATCATATGCTTTTAATATGTTCCTTGAGGCCATTATAAATTGCAGAGATTTGGGGATGTGATGACACCCGCTGGACAGGGCTTTACAGGTCAGACAACTCCTTTAAATTTCTCAGTTTACTTATCAAAACCTTACGTAAGATTAAATCCCAAAATGAAGGGACcaatattattcattattacttTATACATTATATTATGCAAACACCTACTACTCTTTGTCCAGTTATTCAAAACTGGTCCAAGTGGTTAATTCATTTAGATACAATTTAGTTTCTGAATTCCAAAGGGGTCAGTTATTTTGGGGAAGCATGTTATTAgcacatgaaaacaatataacaaaaaaggcttagcacatttataaaaaataaataaataaaaaataaataaaataaaataaattatgaaactTGAGGgagcaataaaaaacatttaaaaaaatcatcaacaaaaaaaacatcaacaaatatGCTACAGAGATCTGCTGACATTTGCTAGTCAAGTAAGTGTTACGTGTAATCTGTGTAGAGGTATAAAAGCCTCATAGAGGCtttgttcaattaaaaaaaaaaacttgttgcccaatttaaaaaactaaactaataatCCATAGAATTACACCACTCCTTTATTATACACACAAGAGGATCCAggaattaaaaatattcagaataGCTCTATTACCTTGACAATGGCTGGGTCAGTAAATGCTTCATTTAGGATGTATATCTCGCTACGAAGCTCCAAGGTGTCAATGATGAAGTCCTCTTCTCTTGTGGAGATTTGCATCAGAGAAGTGAGGCCAAGGAAAGTCCTGTAGGAATGGTGCTGCAATGGAGAACAGAGTGTtaacaaaacatatatacagCATATACAGAAACGATACCTGACACAAATTTTCAACATTATAAGCCACCAATAGTACCTCAAGGTCCACTGCAAACTCAGACAGTTTGCACAGCTTTTCATTCAGAGCAACCAGATCCTCCAAGGTGTCAATAAAAGTGTATTTGGTCTCGGCCATTGGTTGGTACATCTAAAAATAATCCACAGACAACATATTAGACAGAGACTTCCCAGTCAACAGAGAGGTTCTCTTCATGAGATTACAATAACTTGCCCGAGGTTCTGGTTTAGATAGAAGGAATTCTGGTGTCGTAAGATGTTCCAATTCATATTGGTATGGGTGGGCAAACCTACGGggataaaaatatttaagtttatATAGACAGTTAGAAAtatgggaaaaaagaaaatttattaTACAGGATGAGTCGTACATATCGTCAACATGTTCCTGAGTTCTCTGCTGGTGAATGAAATCTGCAAGGGCGGCTGGGACATCAAGGTCCTCGGGTCTCTCTTTACGTATTTGTTTGTTGGTGAAATCTACAATTAGTGAGCAAGACAGtaaaatatattgaaaatgttaaattgtgttttgaaataaaactggCCAGAAAAAGATTAGagcacaaaatgaaaagtaaatctTACACGAAGGAAGAGGCTTTATTGCATTGGGTTTGATAAAGATCTTGGGGATAAATGGTGTGTTGCTGTTGTCAACTTTTTCCTTGAACTTCAGCTGAGGTCTTGCAACATTCTTGGCGTGGAGCAGTCGGAAAGTCCCAGAATGGCTACCAGTATtctaaaaaagcaaacaaacaaattatttaagCGTTTGACTGGTAGAACTGGCACATAATGTTTCAACAGCCCAAAACTCAGACTGGAATCAGCAGTGTAGGAGTTGAGAGTTAATAGCTAACCTTGCGATTCCAGCTGGAAACAACAATCTTTGGAGGCTGAAACCCTGCAGGCATGACAGGCTGTTGGCTTCTGTTCACACCATCAGCTTCATCAAGAAGGATCCCCTGGAAATAAGATACAAAAGCTTGGTTAGCTTGtaatttcagtgaaaaaaaCCCCCGTAAAACGTCAAACCCGTAGGTCATACCGCTCTTTCAAGGATGATGTCGTTTGAGTCCACAACCAAGTCGAACCTCTCCTCCAGCCCTGTGAGCTTGTTCCGGTCTCTCATGTGAGATCTGCAACCGTGATGTTGCATTATCTTACTCATGctaacacagagacacagcaaaaataattaatttctgttATGTAGGAGAAAGAGCTGCTTTCAGGCCAACAAAATACGCACACTgcgtcaaaactggatgtgttgCCACAGCACAATAAATGTGAAGGAACGCTGAGCAATGATAAATGTATTATGAGAAtggcacagattttttttttcctgtatagCTTGATCAGCTGTGGAAATTCACATCTAATTTCAAGCTCATTCCAAGAGTAAATATTTTTGAGAATGTATTATATGCATGAGGTCCAAGGTAAATGAATGACGAGAGGAACAAACACCCTAAGACATGCCATATACTCACCAGTGCAAGAGATTGTCTCCTTGACTTTCACAGAACTCCTGGAAGCCCGGGAAGCTCCGGTAGAAATCAAATTCATCTCCAGGCTGAGGCAACCCTGCGGATGCTTTGGTAGCCGATAATACAGCACCCAATCCATACTGCAGAGGAGAGACAGGCAGATCTGTTAGTcggtatttttaaaatgtctcacaTTAATATCTTATAGTGGtttgtaaaagaagaagaaaagaagccATTGTCTCTCCACAGTTTAACATAGCTATTAACGTTGTAATATACCATATATGTCCTGAGCACAGCTTCTCAAAGTTGGAAATTTGCAGGAGTTTGTCATCATTTTACTGAGTAATAGCCATCACTTTAGCCAGTATAAACTGCTTTGGGAGTGTGGTCCTGAGTTACTAACGTTAATTTCAAATGCGtctttgtatgtttgtgagCCAGAAGTTATCTGTGAAGGTTTGCTGTCTACAGATAACTTGCGTTAGAAATACAGCTTGTTAGCTCTTCCACGTTGCCTGCTAGCTAGAACTCCCAACCTGAGCCTGGATGTTCCACTCACTTTAACAAAGGCGTCCACGTCTTTGAACCCGGGACACAGCTCCTTTGTCTCCTCGTCGTTGGCGTCCGTATTTTCGTCCTGAAGGCCACTATTTGTGGATTTACTACCCTTAGAAGAATCCATTATTTAGTCAGGTACTGTACTGTGTACATGTGAGCTACAGGAAGCTGCGTCTTTCCTCACGGTTTTCTTCTGAGCTGCTGAAACGGACGCGGAAAATCACAGCGCCACCTAACGGCGCAGTGTGGATGCACTATATTTTccatatttgatttatttataatcCCCGCTTTGTGAATTCATAAATAtgttgtgtacacacacacacacacacacacacacacacacacacacacacacacacacacatatatatatatatatatatatatatatatatatatatatatatatgtatgacACACATACTTATTCATTGattgattttaaaacatatcTATCAAACGTTTAGATctgtctttaactgtttttcctaaaattaatttctttaacagaaatacaaaatttaGCATTTCTTCTGGCTATATTGTTCTTCATAGCAAGACTTCTGTATTCTGTATAGAATTTTGACTTGGTATTGGAAATGCTCTTACATGGCCACatgaaaaatgttcaaaattatAATGAAACTCATTCAtgaaatgtttacttttcaATAACACTTTGAgttctctttattttaatactatTTTATTAACATCATGCAGATTATGTTACATGTTCATGATTCTCGTTGTGTTTCCTGCTTATCAGGGCTCTGTTTGTTAAAGTATCAGTTCAATGCAGTGACACTGCAGACAGCCTCTTCTGTGCTGCCTCACCCAACTTCACCAAAGTGTTGCACCAGGATAATAATACCACGAGGGGGCAGTATTGACATTTGCCCTCTGCAACAGCACTGCACTGTGTTGGGAGGAACAGGGAGAAGTATTCTAACATACAGTAATCCTGTCTTAACCAATACGTCAAATAGTAAGCATATCTGAATTTGAagaatgttttgcttttaagCAATAGGAGTGGGTATACTGGCTACACCTAAACACCCTACCTTTAGTGTCGGGTGTACACAGAAGTTACAGTAGTAGCCCACTGTTGAGTTTCAGTGGTCAATAGGATGTGAAGAGCCGTTGCCCAAGTATTGACACACAAGCTCATTATGGATGATCTGTGGTGTGTAGAGAGAAAcctctcttttcttcacttCCCCTTACTATTGATCTATTCACAGGGTCCTCTCCCTCTTATTATCTTAAAAGCATCTCTGCAACACTGACTCAGTCAATAtttcacacacagcagctttcCATTGTTTTTGGTGGAAAGTATGTGCAATTCAACAGATACATGCTCCAATAAATCAGTGTTTGTTGTAAAAGCAAAGCACAAAGCCAATTGC harbors:
- the exosc10 gene encoding exosome component 10 codes for the protein MDSSKGSKSTNSGLQDENTDANDEETKELCPGFKDVDAFVKYGLGAVLSATKASAGLPQPGDEFDFYRSFPGFQEFCESQGDNLLHCMSKIMQHHGCRSHMRDRNKLTGLEERFDLVVDSNDIILERAGILLDEADGVNRSQQPVMPAGFQPPKIVVSSWNRKNTGSHSGTFRLLHAKNVARPQLKFKEKVDNSNTPFIPKIFIKPNAIKPLPSYFTNKQIRKERPEDLDVPAALADFIHQQRTQEHVDDMFAHPYQYELEHLTTPEFLLSKPEPRMYQPMAETKYTFIDTLEDLVALNEKLCKLSEFAVDLEHHSYRTFLGLTSLMQISTREEDFIIDTLELRSEIYILNEAFTDPAIVKVFHGADSDIEWLQRDFGLYVVNLFDTHQASRALNLARHSLDHLLKHFCNVESDKRYQLADWRIRPLPDEMVQYGRTDTHYLLYIYDCVRAQLLDHHHGQPGLLQSVWNKSKDISLKKYVKPIFTEESYLEVQRKQKKSFNTQQLTAFRLLFAWRDKLARQEDESTGYVLPTHMMNKISEELPKEPQGIIACCNPVPPLVRQQVNELHLLVQQAREMPLLKAEIAAQKKKGLTPVKKPEVTLFGPHDTSRVSESDHPHFSHEDLPIKQGVLFSDEHKKDVDIQKIRRLIAPAKITLFEELEAKNDQESLSSVHMKARRIIESFENPFRMYLPSSDMHINKNAKFDPSSKIFEISKRWKLQSIEQQQKEMEAKKKAKDDAKEQAKKASEQRNKAKQNYQESLQNVSTVRQQAAESVKGGGKKRQRVTSEVGESTPKPSKKLMKSAEKPQKTEPPPQDSFTPFDYTQSDLNVFAGSKSKDNTQFDPNQQAHDFKKKKTPKGQKSNFGAGNRSMSYLAGKSERGFRHNWPKR